One Vespula pensylvanica isolate Volc-1 chromosome 1, ASM1446617v1, whole genome shotgun sequence genomic region harbors:
- the LOC122633787 gene encoding serine/threonine-protein kinase ATR isoform X2, giving the protein MCYIFFEIKYNDSITDKVNLEEVIESWFLLKQELIAAMQTNRYSDMLHILHGSCLLQNWITEHKINVILYEDGLNVILKKLIYELNFGKNEIKEIILRSIMCVMIHNESNKDLIEFILTLPFMKNIKETAEINQTGIDTLKSLSNEMKAKCFMTICGHGKKENRLYLIRTFIINNEIQLAIIGINSITTLMKNSKIKLEDISEFILKPALFSNNELIQEALAITLGHIVCFLSGGFNAIRDLSQILSNTIKCKYCTKIVDNFEKDEYLESCFIEKQHDQLLNQYLQLLKSTSPKVRLRMSKNFIPFTKHIESFSSNNIVRLWLPYMQDENVEIRSNFAIIVGQVLNIRINILKKTGECLLDRVPTNLEEFVDLMINAMVETLIIALDTSNYCLHNTLLKTARNFACVPLYMTERKIVNLLFVTILHPNSSPANVASAVVVYQDIASFLNITPKMLYIRYRKYFITLIMQRAVCNYLDCSYNIATSIHRVAKCIGYHGSRELLRKDGHYAICYLLSLILQTPKVICLLQDMAELLSTDEKQMLIENFPHICSHSFLNLPLGTGIECLKYVSKLTKISISELTRDSFVGIFEDLMLKFHESPEKIIGFLRIISDYDGTTRPDFSTHERIVAYLKLRLHGILVKYDVNLGPKSDEYTQKSTLASLATLMRYMGAEQLAPLRYKILATLRVSVGFKRPTFGPIICDAWDAFIHNMPMEDLGPLLPTICISIIPLLENYSKNVNEMLEFLFNENNNISNYISDLFFIDDMKVSSHISAIVKKHISEAQPRGFGKNLKLWLKRITHETDEVRMRALVYLQKFLAEHRIELNKMILSDTDVHPLIVELLDTLLMGCQEKDDNIRILYGECLGELGAIEPSLLPRRIISREDSKFIFDMNEEFACAMLFENVRAFQMQKSTQSMDCFSLAIQEILKAYDIRPEGKNSELWNNLPLTTQQIIIPFLTSHYKITVVNDITEFPHPVYGSEAGSSVGKWAYNWLCSMSNNLNHETLNNVLHACRPAFKRDIKTMIFALPYIVSYIVANETEEIHNKLREEIQAVINVRIQPTLDPELVNYRPLRYDYSTKIDDKRISDEARRTRCSQIVFSILDHLQRWLRERRLHQDEKFKSVQTFCSKLDTLVIAEGCYQSHEYHRALMYLEQHMASSGKGLSETTEGGLLAKIYAQLDEPDGVSGILATQNQTPTLQQLVLAHEVSGQLQDAATCYERLAQKEVFKSKYLQGMVHCYLGLDQPFTAKNITEGVLSNRPELEPLMIDNEPFWRLAQFTHLDSASQKNIKDMLLEDFERGIKPDFSIIKKKLVSLLEVASRPGGYQQTYSCIMKLHVLNEFDKAASLMMTDVKQVPLIFEEWDKRGQLIRTSRGIEFVLGMRRATLDLAVKLQAKTTGTENLELKREIGKIWLKSAKIARKAGLHQQAYMYILSAGDSCPPQELYIEQAQLYWQKGCQEEAFTTLKRCFSNCFKPSASYKQMPPGECVEERKQCAKAKLLFAKYNDETLNVDTDISICNYKEAIEVWRAWEKSLLACAQYYESVVDRMSDEEKDIKGRELQIHMMNYYGKSLQYGCKYIHQSMPKMLTIWLDFASRVATRSSHYGQTENDKLRQDCLLKMTKIMDAYQERLPIFMWLTAFSQLVSRICHPSVEVQKTLCTLLVKLLVAYPQHCLWMMASVINSSYPTRQRRCQEILNHSQLKTSEMTKLIKDFNKLWEKLIELSNKSIPDGIMNTTVSQLSRNLPRMFSNTDFSPIMIPATKFRQFILPSKDTSTEFHHPFSSECVQIAGIEEKVVVMQSLQRPRRIELKGSDGKKYLFMCKPKDDLRRDFRLMEFNDIVNKYLQKDPESRQRRLYIRTYSVVPLNEECGFIEWVPNLVGFRPILINLYREKGIALTNRELKTLLCSLKDPLEKKRYIFLNKLLPRHPPVLGDWFRLTFPDPYGWYEARTAYIRTTAVMSMVGYILGLGDRHGENILFDSKCGDCVHVDFSCLFNRGELLDWPERVPFRLTHNMVDAMGPLKVEGPFRRACQITMRVLRQQSSTLLSVLTPFVYDPLVSWNKNQVGEAGEKTNEKAVEHIKNIEQRLKGLVRSQGKKLENIALNLSVEGQTNHLILEAMNIDNLCQMYFGWGAYM; this is encoded by the exons AtgtgttatattttctttgaaatcaaATACAATGACTCAATAACTGATAAAGTAAATTTAGAAGAAGTCATTGAATCATGGTTTTTGCTTAAGCAAGAATTAATTGCTGCCATGCAAACCAATAGATATAGTGATATGTTACATATTTTACATGGTTCTTGCTTGTTACAAAACTGGATTACTGAACATAAAatcaatgttatattatatgaagATGGTctaaatgttatattaaagaaaCTAATATACGAACTTAATTTtggtaaaaatgaaattaaagaaattattttaagaagTATAATGTGTGTAATGATCCATAATGAATCTAACAAAGATTTGATTGAATTCATATTAACATTGCCGTTTATgaagaatattaaagaaacagcagaaataaatcaaacagGTATAGACACTCTCAAATCTCTTAGTAATGAAATGAAAGCAAAATGTTTTATGACTATATGTGGAcatggtaaaaaagaaaatagattatatCTAATACGTACATTTATCATAAACAATGAAATTCAACTGGCTATTATAGGTATAAA cAGTATCACtacattaatgaaaaattccaaaataaaattagaagatatatctgaatttattttaaagccTGCTTTATTCTCAAACAATGAATTAATTCAAGAGGCTTTAGCGATAACATTAGGCCAcattgtttgttttttatcagGTGGCTTCAATGCAATCAg aGATTTATCACAAATACTCAGTAACactataaaatgtaaatattgtaCTAAAATTGTAGATAATTTTGAGAAAGATGAATATTTAGAATCATGTTTTATAGAGAAACAACATGATCAACTGTTGAATCAATACCTCCAGTTATTAAAATCGACATCTCCTAAAGTGCGTTTGCGTATGTCGAAAAACTTTATACCTTTTACAAAGCATATAGAATCATTTAGCAGCAATAATATAGTACGGCTTTGGTTGCCTTATATGCAAGAtgaaaatgtagaaataaGATCAAACTTTGCCATAATAGTGGGACaagtattaaatattcgaattaatatattaaagaaaactgGAGAATGCTTATTAGATAGGGTACCAACAAATTTAGAAGAATTTGTGGATCTTATGATTAATGCCATGGttgaaacattaattattGCTCTAGATACTTCCAATTATTGTTTACATAATACATTACTCAAAACTGCAAGAAACTTTGCATG TGTTCCATTATAtatgacagaaagaaaaattgtgaaTTTACTTTTTGTTACTATACTTCATCCAAATTCATCACCTGCAAATGTGGCCTCTGCCGTAGTCGTTTATCAAGATattgcttcttttcttaatataacACCAAAGATGCTATACAttagatatagaaaatattttatcacg TTAATAATGCAACGTGCAGTTTGTAATTATCTTGATTGTTCTTATAATATCGCAACTTCAATACATCGTGTTGCTAAGTGCATTGGGTATCATGGATCACGTGAATTACTAAGGAAAGATGGTCATTATGCAATATGTTACTTACTTTCTCTTATACTTCAAACACCAAAAGTAATTTGTCTTTTACAAGACATGGCCGAATTATTGTCTACAGACGAGAAACAAATGttgattgaaaattttcca CATATCTGCAGTCATTCATTTCTAAATCTACCATTGGGTACTGGAATAGAatgtttaaaatatgtatcaaAATTGACTAAAATCAGCATTTCAGAATTAACAAGAGATTCTTTTGTG GGTATATTTGAAGATTTGATGTTAAAATTTCATGAGTCGCCTGAAAAAATTATTGGCTTTTTACGTATAATATCAGATTATGATGGGACTACAAGACCAGATTTTAGTACACATGAAAGAATA GTCGCTTACCTAAAACTGAGACTACATGGTATATTAGTCAAATATGACGTCAATCTTGGTCCTAAGTCAGACGAATATACACAAAAATCTACATTGGCTTCATTAGCGACATTAATGCGATATATGGGTGCAGAACAGCTTGCACCacttagatataaaattttagcAACACTACGCGTTTCAGTAGGATTTAAAAGACCTACCTTTGGACCCATAATATGTGATGCATGGGATGCCTTTATTCACAa tatGCCAATGGAAGATCTTGGTCCATTATTACCAACTATATGCATTTCTATAATACCactattagaaaattattctaaaaacGTGAATGAAATGttagaatttttgtttaatgaaaacaataacatttcaaattatatatcagatttgttttttattgatGATATGAAAGTTTCAAGTCATATATCAGCTATTGTTAAGAAACATATTTCAGAAGCACA ACCACGTGGATTTGGTAAAAATCTGAAATTATGGCTTAAACGAATTACTCACGAAACGGATGAAGTTCGTATGAGAGCATTGGTATATTTACAGAAATTTTTAGCAGAACATAGAATAGaacttaataaaatgatattaagtGATACAGACGTACATCCATTAATTGTTGag CTTTTAGATACTTTACTTATGGGATGTCAAGAAAAGGATGATAATATTCGTATCTTATATGGAGAATGCCTTGGAGAATTAGGTGCTATTGAACCAAGTCTTCTTCCTCGAAGAATTATTTCCAGGGAAGatagtaaatttatatttgacaTGAACGAAGAATTTGCTTGCGCGATGCTTTTCGAAAATGTTCGTGCTTTTCAAATGCAAAAAAGTACTCAGAGCATGGATTGTTTCTCACTTGCTATACAg gaGATATTAAAAGCTTATGATATAAGACCAGAAGGTAAAAACAGTGAATTATGGAATAATCTGCCTTTAACAACGCAACAAATAATCATTCCATTTCTAACATcgcattataaaataacagtCGTAAACGACATTACCGAATTTCCTCATCCTGTTTATGG tTCTGAAGCAGGATCTTCCGTGGGAAAGTGGGCATATAATTGGCTATGTAGTATGTCAAATAATTTAAACCATGAAACTTTAAATAATGTGTTGCATGCTTGTAGACCAGCATTCAAACGCGACATAAAAACAATGATATTTGCTCTACCTTATATAGTGT cTTACATAGTTGCAAATGAAACAGAAGAAATACATAACAAATTGAGAGAAGAAATACAAGCTGTAATTAATGTTAGAATACAGCCTACTCTTGATCCGGAACTTGTCAACTATCGACCTCTTCGATACGACTATAGTACAAAAATAGATGATAAACGAATTTCTGATGAAGCTCGACGTACGCGTTGTTCTCAGATCGTATTTTCAATATTGGATCATCTACAACGATGGCTTAGAGAACGAAGATTACATcaagatgaaaaatttaaatcaGTACAAA CGTTCTGTTCGAAACTGGATACATTAGTGATAGCAGAAGGCTGCTATCAATCACATGAATATCATCGTGCTTTAATGTACTTGGAACAACATATGGCTTCTAGTGGTAAAGGATTATCAGAAACAACAGAAGGAGGATTACTTgca aaaatatatgctCAACTTGATGAACCAGATGGAGTTTCTGGTATTTTAGCGACTCAAAATCAAACACCCACATTACAGCAATTGGTATTAGCACATGAAGTTAGTGGACAATTACAg GATGCAGCTACATGCTACGAAAGACTCGCGCAAAAGGAAGtttttaaatctaaatatTTACAAGGTATGGTCCATTGTTATTTGGGTCTTGATCAGCCTTTTACagcaaaaaatattacagagGGTGTATTAAGCAACAG GCCTGAACTGGAGCCATTGATGATTGATAATGAACCTTTCTGGAGACTTGCTCAATTCACTCATCTCGATAGTGCatcacaaaaaaatataaaggataTGTTGTTAGAAGATTTTGAGAGAGGCATTAAGCcagatttttctattataaaaaagaagttagtGTCTCTGTTAGAAGTTGCTTCACGTCCAGGAGGATATCAACAAACGTATTCATGTATTATGAA ATTACATGTACTTAATGAATTCGATAAAGCAGCTTCTTTGATGATGACTGATGTAAAACAAGTTCCATTGATATTTGAAGAATGGGATAAACGTGGTCAACTTATACGAACATCACGCGGAATAGAATTTGTTCTTGGTATGCGCAGAGCCACATTAGATTTAGCTGTAAAATTACAGGCTAAAACGACTGGTACAGAAAATCTAGAACTTAAACGAGAAATTGGCAAAATTTGGTTGAAGAGTGCAAAAATTGCTAGAaa ggCTGGCTTACATCAACAggcatatatgtacattttgtCTGCTGGTGATTCTTGCCCACCTCAAGAACTATACATAGAGCAAGCTCAATTATATTGGCAAAAAGGATGTCAAGAAGAAGCTTTCACAACTTTAAAACGATGTTTTTCAAATTGCTTCAAACCATCTGCTTCTTATAAACAAATGCCACCAGGAGAATgtgttgaagaaagaaaacaatgtgCCAAG gcAAAACTTCTCTTTGCTAAATATAATGACGAAACGCTTAATGTAGATACAGATATtagtatttgtaattataaggAAGCTATTGAAGTGTGGAGGGCATGGGAAAAAAGCTTACTTGCTTGTGCTCAATATTATGAATCTGTTGTTGACAGAATGtctgatgaagaaaaagatataaaaggacG AGAATTACAAATCCATATGATGAATTATTATGGTAAATCACTTCAGTATGGTTGCAAATACATTCATCAGTCAATGCCTAAAATGTTAACTATCTGGTTAGACTTCGCTTCACGTGTAGCTACTCGTAGTAGTCATTATGGACAAACCGAGAATGATAAATTGCGTCAAGATTGTTTATTAAAGATGACTAAAATTATgg ATGCGTATCAAGAGAGATTACCGATATTTATGTGGCTTACAGCATTTAGTCAACTTGTTTCTAGAATTTGTCATCCATCTGTAGAAGTTCAAAAAACACTCTGTACTCTTTTGGTTAAATTACTCGTCGCGTATCCACAACATTGTTTATGGATGATGGCCTCagttattaat tcTTCATATCCCACACGACAAAGGAGATGTcaagaaattttaaatcatTCCCAATTGAAAACATCAGAAATGACTAAACTTATCAAggattttaataaactttgggaaaaattaattgaactcTCTAATAAAAGTATACCTGAT GGAATAATGAACACAACAGTTAGTCAATTATCACGAAATTTACCACGAATGTTTTCAAATACAGATTTTAGTCCGATTATGATCCCAGCAACGAAATTTCGCCAATTTATTCTACCTTCTAAAGATACTTCCACTGAGTTCCATCATCCATTTTCTTC AGAATGTGTACAGATAGCgggaatagaagaaaaggtaGTTGTTATGCAATCTCTTCAAAGACCACGCCGTATCGAATTGAAAGGATCAGATggtaaaaaatatctttttatgtgCAAACCGAAAGATGATTTAAGAAGAGATTTCAGACTGATGGAGTTTAATGATATTGTAAATAAGTATCTTCAAAAAGATCCAGAATCACGGCAGAGAAGACTTTATATAAGAACCTAT agTGTTGTACCATTAAATGAAGAGTGTGGTTTTATCGAATGGGTACCAAACTTAGTTGGTTTCCGTCCTATCCTTATAAACTTATATAGAGAAAAGGGTATAGCTCTTACAAATAGAGAATTAAAAACTTTGTTATGTT CTTTGAAAGATCcgttagaaaagaagagatatatatttctcaacAAATTACTCCCACGTCATCCTCCAGTCCTCGGAGATTGGTTTCGTCTTACATTTCCCGATCCTTATGGATG GTACGAGGCTCGTACTGCATATATCAGGACCACTGCTGTAATGTCGATGGTAGGATATATACTTGGACTTGGAGATCGTCACGGAGAAAACATATTATTTGACTCCAAATGTGGTGATTGTGTTCACGTTGATTTCAGTTGTTTATTTAATCGG GGTGAACTTTTGGATTGGCCAGAAAGAGTACCTTTTCGTTTAACACACAATATGGTTGATGCTATGGGTCCGTTAAAAGTAGAAGGTCCATTTAGACGTGCCTGCCAAATAACTATGAGAGTCTTAAGACAACAATCGAGTACGTTATTAAGTGTACTTACTCCGTTTGTATATGATCCATTAGTTAGCTGGAATAAAAATCAAGTAGGAGAAGCTGGAGAGAAAACTAATGAAAAg gCAGtagaacatataaaaaatattgaacaaCGTTTAAAAGGTTTAGTTCGTTCTCAAgggaaaaaattagaaaatattgctTTAAATCTTAGCGTTGAAGGACAAACTAATCATCTAATTTTAGAAGCTATGAATATAGATAATCTCTGCCAAATGTATTTCGGATGGGGagcatatatgtaa